The Clostridiisalibacter paucivorans DSM 22131 DNA segment TACTTTGTTAATAGAAATAGCCTTGTAATACGCAAATATTAATGCCAATATTCCTATTATTGGTCCTATTAGTTTCACTTCTTTTATCCTCCTTTTAATTAATAAACAACAGTTAGTAGTTACAACTATTAACTGTTGTTTATATTTATTTTAAAATAAACTAACTAGAATTAATTTTTATCCCCATTTTACTGTGGTTGCAGCCCAAGTATATCCTGTTCCTGCACCAAGCATTACTACTAAATCCCCCTTCTTTATCCTATTTAGTTTTTGAGCTTCTAATATAGATATATAGGCATCAGCTGATTGACAATGTCCATAGTTCTCCAATACAAAAGAATTTTCTTCTGTTAAATTAAATCTATCCAGTATATGATTTAAAATAGATCTCTTCATAAATATAGGTGCTATAAAATCTATGTCTTCTGTTCTATATCCACTTTTCTCTACGGATTTCTCTATTACATCACAAAAATTATCTAATGTTACAGGATCTAATCTCTCCTTCATTGACTTTGGATTCCTTACATCAAGATTTCTCAAATCATAATCTAATACAGAGTATTTATAGTAACTTATGGAACCTATTCCATATGATGCTACATCATATGCAAAGTCTCCATCAGTTATCATATGTGTTGATAATATCTTATTGCATTCATATCCTTTAACTAAAAGTGCTGCTGCTGCACCATCCCCAAAATTAAACATAAATCTTGATCTTTGATTCTCATAGTTAATTAAGTCTGTTTCCTTAGATGATGTAACCAAAAGCACTCTATTTATATCTGGATTTGAAAGCATCATGCTTTTTAATACATTTAAAGATAATACCCCAGCTGAACATAAAGAATGTATTTCAAATGCATTGGCATTTTTGGCTCCAATCACATCTTGTACTCGTGCTGCAAGATTAAATAGATAATAGTCTTTATATTCACTGCCACAATAAACAACAAGATCCAAATCCATAGGGTCTATACCCTCTATAGCTTTTAGTGCTGCTTTTACTGCCATATCGGAAACTTGCTCATTAGGTGCTGCTTTGTGTTTTTTTAATATACCAAATTTATTTTCTATTACGTCTCTAGGTATTCCTGATTTCTCTGCTATATATTTACTATCATGAATACCTTGTGGAACATACATAGATATTTTTTTTATCCCTACAATATCATTTTTAGCCATATTATAGTCCCCTTCCTCAATTCTGTTGATTTCCATAAAGTTTTATAACTTCCGCTCTTACAATCTTGCCTACATTATTTTTTGGCAATTCTTTTATAAATTTCACATATTTAGGAACTTTATAGTGAGCTAGTTTTGTTCTCAAGTAATTTATTATCTCTTCTTTGCCTATAGAGGTATCTGGTTTTATAGAAACAACTGCCTTTCCTACTTCTCCCCAATTATCATCGAGAACTCCTATTACACATGCTTCATGTATTTCAGGTATCTCATATAATATACTTTCTATTTCAGGTGGAAAGACATTTTCGCCTCCACTTATATACATATTTTTCTTTCTACCGACTATATAATAAAAACCATCTTCATCTTTTTTAGCCATATCTCCTGTATAAACCCAGCCATTTCTAAATGTCTTTTTTGTTTCTTCTTCATTATTCCAATAACCTGAAAACACCTGAGGTCCACTCCATACCAATTCTCCAGATTCTCCCTGCCTAACTTCTTTACCCTCATCATCAACTATCTTAGCTAAGGTAAAATACATAGGTTTACCTACTGAACCATGCTTTTCTTCTATATCATCCATATTCATAAACTCAGCCGGTGCTGTAAGATTATTGGGTCCTGCCTCTGTCATACCATATCCCAATACAAATCTTACACCTTTCTCCCAGAATTTTCTCATTATATTAATAGGAGTAGGTGCTGCTCCTGCCATTATCCATTTAACAGAAGAAAAGTCAGTATATTTAAATTCATCCAATTCTATCATCATTCTAAATATCGTAGCTGCTCCAAATATAAATGTAGGTTTTTCTTCATTTATAATCTTCAAAGATAGCTTTGGATCAAATTGCTTATTTATTATTAACCTACCTCCAGCATGAAGCAATGGTAATGTAAGTAAATTCCATCCTCCAGTATGAAATAATGGTAACAGCAAATGAGCACTATCTGTATGAGAGATACCCCATGTGATTATCTCATTCATAGAATTAAATAGCATTGCCCTATGGGATATCTTTGCTCCTTTAGGTAATCCTGTAGTTCCACCAGTATGGATTATTAAATGAGTATCTTCAAAATCCAAATCTTCACAATAAATAAATGTATTTTTCTCATAATCCATTATTTTTTTATAATTGATATCCTTATCGCTTATATCTCCATAATTAAGTACTATATATTCAGATACATTAGTGTTTTTCTTTAATTCATCTATTACATCCTTAAATACTTCCTCATAAAATAACACCTTAGGTGTTTCTTTGTTTATTAATAATTTTAACTCCTTAGCCGATAATCTGGCATTATAAGGTACAAGTATTGCACCTATTTTACCCGTAGCATAATAAGCATCAAAAAGTTCTATAGAATTTCTAGAAACAAAAGCCACCCTGTCTCCTTTATTTATATCTAATTTATCTTTCATATAGTTTGCAAGAATATTAGCTCTATTTTCCATGTCTTCATAAGTATATGATTGATTATTGTCTAAATCGTATATTGCCTCTTTATGAGGAGATATTCTTGATCTAAAATACGAATAATTTCCTATCCAACCATTATTAATCATATAAATTCCCCCTTTATTTAGATAATTATTTTTCAAATTGTTTCAATATATATGTCATATTATCCGCTAAATGTTCCATTATACCTATACCTTCTATGTCATTTTCTGCATCTATTTTTCCACTGGTTCCTGCCACACCTACATTCCAATAATTTGACCCAACAACTATACAATCATTAACTGTTGCCCACAATAACAATTGAGCAAATGTGAAATTTTGGCCAGCTCTTCTAGCTACTGTTATAGGTGCTACTAATTTACCTGAAAAAGCACTTCCTTTCCACTGATAGCCACTATTATTATCCTTCATTTCATTAGCAACCCATCGTCCTAAAAAACCAGCTCTATCCAATAATCCTTTAAGTTTAGGAGTAATAGATGAATGATATACTGGTGAACCTAGTAATATACCATCTGCACTCATCATCTTTTGAAATAACTCTTGAAAATCATCTTCTATGACACATTCTTTTTTTTCAACACATCTATAACAGCCATTACACCCTGAAATATTTTTTCCCTTTAATCTTATTAACTCAGTTTCAACACCATTATTATTTAATTTATCTAATGTTGTTTGTATGAAAAATTCAGTATTTCCTTTTTCTCTTGGGCTACCACAAATTCCTATAACTTTCATTTAAACTTACCCCCTCTAATTTATTAAAACTACAAGGATCCATCTACAACTATATGTAACCATTGCAATACCTCTATTAGATCCTTATATTCGTTCCATTTTTATAAATCTATAACCATCTCCACCTTCTTATCCATCTCATTTTCTGTAGAACCTTTAGTGAATAAAGATATTACTACAGTTACTACTATGGATGCTGTTATTACGTTTACATACCATGGCATACCTCCTGGCCACTGAAATCCTGTTCTAGTTAATATCAGTGAAATTATATTTAGAATTAATGCTACTGTTAAACCACTTAGCACTCCTTGACTACTAGCTTTCTTCCATAGCAATCCTATTACAAATACAGGAAAAGTAGCTGACATTAATGTCCCCCAACCAAATGTCCCTAAAATAGCCACCATTTCTCCACTGGTTAACGAAAATAATATGGCAAATATTCCTAATATGAAGATAGTTATTCTAGATATTTTAATTTGTTTCTCAGAAGTAAATGTGTATCCAAGGGCACTGGGTAAATCTCTAGATATTATATTTGCTGATAAAGACAGAAACATGCTTGCCGAAGACATTGCCGCTGCAAGAACTGCTGCATAAACAAATAGCTGAGCATATACTCCTATATAATCAGCAAATGCAAATATAGCTGCATCTCCATTTTCAAGGGGTGGAATAGATCCACTTCCTACTAAATATAATGCTCCATATCCCATTATAATTGCCATAAATCCTATAATCATATGTGCTATGCCAGCATATAGTCCTAATTTTGGCATGTCCTTCGGGTCCTTCAATGCATACATTCGAGTTAAAACCTGGGGCTGACCCACCGTTCCTAATATTGGTATTAACATCCATGTCATAGCAACGGAACCAGGCAAAATCCCCCAGGCATTCATAAAGTCTGAATTGAATGTCTTAGTTATATTGCCATCAGTTATCGTTCCTGCATTAGATACTACCTCTATAACTGAGCTAAATCCACCTGTTATAGAAAAAAATGCAACTATCATTATTAATCCTGCTGCTATCATAACTAGACCTTGGAAGGCTTGAGTCAGCAACCCACCGACCTCTCCACTTAAAGCAGTATATACAGTCAATATCCCAAAAATAACAAACCCTGTGACTATCGGATTCCAACCCAATAGATGGCTAAAAAGCTCTGAACCTGCTTTTATTTGAGAAGCAAGATATGCTATACAGCCTATAAATAGTATTACAGACATTAGCCCTTTTATAATTCTATTGTTATTAAATCTCAAATCAGATATATCTCCTAAACTAGCTACTTCTCCTACTTCCGCCATTCCCCTTATTTTTTTCCCTAATATTAAATATGCCATTGCGAATGCACAAGAAGATAACATCCAAAATGACATTGTATTCCCTGTCGAATATATAATGCCTGGTACTCCTACTAAAGCAAATGCACTAGCTACCCCCGCCATTGTAGAAAGGCTTACTGCGAATGGACCAAATAATCCTGTGCTTCCGAAATATGATTGCACTGTATTAGCTCTCTTTTTAGCCCACCATCCTATAAGAAATGAGATCACAATCATAGCAAATGAAAAAGATATAATCATAAGTTTAACATGTGATTCCATCATGCTTTACCCCCTTCTTTAGTATTTATTTCATTTATCTTATATTTAAATTCTTGCCATTCTATATCACTTAACCATTTATCCTTATTCACTATAAATCCAATAGTCAATGTAATAACTCCCCCTATCCAATAAGTTAGGATAGTCCATGCAAAGGATGGATGAAACCCTAAAATAGTGAAATTTGGAATCTTTCCCGCAAAAATACTTCCATAATAATAAGACAAATAAAAACTTATTCCCCACAATATAACCCAGGGCATCATAGGATAAGTCAATAGCCTTTTATCAAATTTCCCTTTCTTGCTAGACCCTAATACCATATATAAAAGCATTAATGGTATTCCTAAAAACATTCCCACTAGCCAATGACCAGTCCATCCTAAAAAAGTAATCACTGCCCATAATATTGTAGTAATTAATATTATGATAGTATTAGTTTTGTCAGCATTCATAATATAACCCCCTTTAAATTTTATATTTACATGAAACATGAATCAGGATTCATGTTTAAGTATATGATAAAATAAAATCGTTTTCCTGTCAATGTTTTTTTGAAATTTTTTGAATACTTTTATTTTAAATAAAAAAATCGTCTTTCGACGACTTTTTTATAAATCACTAAGACCTTTTTCCATTCTCAATTGGCCTATAGACTTAGATGTAACATTGTCTTTTTTTAAATCTAATATTTTAATTGCTCTGTCTAGTTCTTTTTTATCTTTCACCTCTATCTCCAGATAAGGCTCTGGATATGTATCTTTATCCCATGTATCTATTTCAAATAATATCCCATCTAATGTATATGATATTCTTTCCTTGCTACCCTGATGTACCTTTTTCAATTTCAAATGGAGTAATATCTTCTCCAGTGACCCACTGTCTGTTACATTAGTTTCTATTTCTATATTCTCCCTCACTCCATCATTTGATACATTCTTTTTTAGAGTCAGTATATACTCCTTTTTATCTCTCAACAAATCTATTTTTTCTCTTATTCTCATATATCCTTTATGACTATCCTTTATATATCTATCTTCAAAATCAAATATCTTGTTCACTTGATGTTCTCTTTTTATCAGTTTTGCATTTATACTCTCTAATTTCTTTATTATCTCATCTTTATTTATATTTAACACTTTAACTTCCAACTCTTTACCCATACTATCAACTCCCATGTATTAATAAATATTTTTATGGTAATAATTAGATTATAATACTTTAAAATAAGGAGATTTATTTTATGAAGAATAATGCCATCATTAGTACATTTATTATATTTATTTTATACATAATCTCATATGTTTATATAAAGATATCTATTAGACATGTACTAAGACTTAATTATCGCCCTAAAATCCAATTTCCTATAACCCTTATCTACGAAGGAAATATTATAAATAGAAATTTAAATATAATTAAAAAAGATTCCATATGGTTATTACATATTTTACAAAAAAAGGGTATTCAAGACTTAAAACACATTAAACATTGTTTTTTGAAAGATACTGGTGCCATTGATATAGTTATGGAAAAAGGATGTTCCCATAATCTAATTACCCATTAGATGCTTTAATTTAAAGTCTATATAATCACTTGATATACATATAAACTCTATCCCTTTTATATTTCCCTCTACAGCATGTTTATGTCCATCACTATGCAAATGACCATATACGCATAAATCTACATTATATCTTCTCATCATATCTCCAAATTCATTAACTGTTTTATCCATATTGAATGGGGGATAATGAATCATTACTATTTTTTTATTTACATCATCTATTAGGCTTTCTAATGACAACTTAAGTCTATTTAATTCTCTATTAAAAATTTTTTCATCATGTTCTTTAAATTCTTCACTGTCCTTTGCTGCCCAGCCTCTAGTACCACAAATCCCTATTCCATTATAGATAAAACTATCGTTGTGAATATAGTTTATAGTTTCTAAATTTAATGCATTTAATTTAGTTTTAGATTCCCACCAATAATCATGATTGCCCTTAGTCAATATCTTAGTCCCTGGTAATTTATCTATTCTAAGTAAATCTTCATAGGCATCTTCTAGTTTTAATGCCCAAGATATATCTCCTGGAATAAGTATAAGATCACTTTCAGATACAGTATTTTTCCAATTATCAAAAATTTTATTTTCATGGTCTTCCCAGTTTTCTCCAAATACACCCATAGGTTTTTCCTTTGTATGGTCCAAATGTAAATCTCCTATACCATATATAGCCATTTAAACACCTCTCTTATTTACAAGCAATTATATTTCTATATAATTAAATTTACTATTAGCTTTCTCTAAAAACTTTTTCTCTCTATTTTGGCAGGTAAATATTATAATTTGCCTATTTTTACTTTCTTCCATTAAAAATCTCAATATATTTTTTAATCTATTGTCATCATATTGAACAAATGCATCATCTAAAAATATTGGTAAATTTCGATTTTCCGTTACTATGTCAATAGTTGCTATTCTAAGGGCAAAATAGAGTTGGTCAATAGTTCCTTCACTTAGACTATTAACATCTATTATTTTATTTTCCCTCTCATCAACTACTTTTATATTCATGCCTTCAGTTATTTTTACCTCTGTATATTTTCCTTTGGTTATATAATTTATTATATTTGACACCTTTTGATTAAGTTTTGGTGCATATTCTTTTTGCATATTTGTTGAAATGTCATTGATTGTATTTCTAGCCAAATTCAAAGACTCTATCTGCTTTTCAAATCGATTTATATTTTCTTTTGTTTCTATTATTTGTTGACCTACTTCCCATGGATGTTCCATATTTTCAGATAATCCCTTTATCTTCTCAGTTAAAATTCCTACTTGTTCCTTTTTATTTTCAATATCTCCTTGTAATATTTCCAATTGTGTATTCAATCTTTCCCAAGATTCTATCTTTTCATCTGTATTTATATTCTCGTATTCAACTACTTTGTCTATTAAATCATTTATTGTATTATCTCCCAATAGGGACTTTAAAACCTCTTCCTTATTAATTAATCTTTCTTTTATTTCTTTATATCTTTCTTTGAATTTTAACCCTTTTATAAGTTCAGTAACACTCTTTATTCCATTATCCTCAAGTATTTTGTTCCTCATGTCTTTATATTTCTGTATATTTATATTTGTTTCCTCTTTAATTTTATTGTTTTGGGAAATCTCTTCATCAATCATGTTCCTTTCAGCAATTAGAGGATTTAACAATTCATCATTCTTTGACTCTATTTCTTTCTTTTTTATGTTAAGATTATCTCTTTCTTTTTTTATTTTATTTAATTTAGTCTTTAAAATAATATTTATAACTCCAGATAATATAGACACTATAAATAGATAAGTATTTAAAAATGTTCCCATCAATACCCCTATAAAAAACAATTGTGATAAAAACATCTTTATCTTAGAATTCTTATTTATAATCTTCTCAGTCTCTTCTAACTTGTCCATATAACATATATTATCTTTTTCCATTTCTTCTTCCAAGGATGATATTTTATTATATATATCATCCTTTCTACTAATCAATATACTGTATTGTTCTTCATATCTCTTTAATTCCACATATAGGCTCTCTATCTTGTTTTCTATTTTTATCATATCAATATAATCATCTTCATTATATTTGTTATACCCCTCAAGGTCTAGTAACTCAATCTTTAACCTTTCAATCTCTTCATTTATACCCTTAATCTTAATATACTTTTCTTTCAATTTAATAATATCATATATCTTTAATTTTTCTTTAATTTTATCCTTTTCCTGCTGTATAGACTTTAAATGTTCCTTCTCATTGTTCAATTTTAACTGATACTCTTTTACTAATTTATTATTATTTAAAGATTCTTTCATTCTTTTCTCAAGTGCTGTCAACTTTTCTGCGTTTTTACCATATTCAGACGTTTTTACTCTATTCTCTGTTCCTATATTATCAATCCTATCGTCTAATCTTTTTAATACATCTTTTACAGATATTTCTTCATCTAGGCTTCCACCTAACTTTAATAATCTATCTTTTACTTCACTAGCAAGACTTTGATCTGTTTTTGTAGTCAATTGACCAATGCTTATAGTATTTTTATATATAGAACTACTTATATTCATATGCAATGATGATGGCTTGGCTATCTTAGTAACCCCATCAAACTCGCACATATAAGTAATATCTTCACCCTTTAAATCATCAAATACCTTTACCTGATCACTCCCCTTTATAAAATTTCTTTCTATTCTAATATTATCTCCTCTATATTTATATTTCAGTACTCCAGTATATCTTTCTTTTCCCCAAGGAAAATATTTATTATAAATAGGTAAATATCTCTTTGTTTTTACATATGGTTTAAAAAAACCAAAAAACATACCTTCTATAAATTTGTGAATGGTAGTCTTCCCAGATTCATTCTCTCCATAAATTATATTTAATCCATTACCTAATTGGACTCTATAACCTGAAAATTTACCAAAGGCATCCAAGATTAACTCAGTTATTATCATTTTAATATCACCTTTTCCCTCAAAAGTTCTTCTAATCCTATATATAAAGCATCTTTTACTACTGGATTTTCTAGTCCTTTTTTCTCCATAATTCTTATATATTTATCTATTATAGATCCTGAATACTCTTTTTTCATTTCATCTAAATCATAATCTGGAAAAGTTTCATCGTTAATCTCTATATAATAAAATTTTTCACTGAGGATATGATTTAAATCATATCCATTTAAATCCAAATCTCTATCTCTAGTGCCTACAAGCTTTATCCTAAAATAATTTTTCATTCTAG contains these protein-coding regions:
- a CDS encoding 3-oxoacyl-ACP synthase, with product MAKNDIVGIKKISMYVPQGIHDSKYIAEKSGIPRDVIENKFGILKKHKAAPNEQVSDMAVKAALKAIEGIDPMDLDLVVYCGSEYKDYYLFNLAARVQDVIGAKNANAFEIHSLCSAGVLSLNVLKSMMLSNPDINRVLLVTSSKETDLINYENQRSRFMFNFGDGAAAALLVKGYECNKILSTHMITDGDFAYDVASYGIGSISYYKYSVLDYDLRNLDVRNPKSMKERLDPVTLDNFCDVIEKSVEKSGYRTEDIDFIAPIFMKRSILNHILDRFNLTEENSFVLENYGHCQSADAYISILEAQKLNRIKKGDLVVMLGAGTGYTWAATTVKWG
- a CDS encoding AMP-binding protein — encoded protein: MINNGWIGNYSYFRSRISPHKEAIYDLDNNQSYTYEDMENRANILANYMKDKLDINKGDRVAFVSRNSIELFDAYYATGKIGAILVPYNARLSAKELKLLINKETPKVLFYEEVFKDVIDELKKNTNVSEYIVLNYGDISDKDINYKKIMDYEKNTFIYCEDLDFEDTHLIIHTGGTTGLPKGAKISHRAMLFNSMNEIITWGISHTDSAHLLLPLFHTGGWNLLTLPLLHAGGRLIINKQFDPKLSLKIINEEKPTFIFGAATIFRMMIELDEFKYTDFSSVKWIMAGAAPTPINIMRKFWEKGVRFVLGYGMTEAGPNNLTAPAEFMNMDDIEEKHGSVGKPMYFTLAKIVDDEGKEVRQGESGELVWSGPQVFSGYWNNEEETKKTFRNGWVYTGDMAKKDEDGFYYIVGRKKNMYISGGENVFPPEIESILYEIPEIHEACVIGVLDDNWGEVGKAVVSIKPDTSIGKEEIINYLRTKLAHYKVPKYVKFIKELPKNNVGKIVRAEVIKLYGNQQN
- a CDS encoding flavodoxin family protein encodes the protein MKVIGICGSPREKGNTEFFIQTTLDKLNNNGVETELIRLKGKNISGCNGCYRCVEKKECVIEDDFQELFQKMMSADGILLGSPVYHSSITPKLKGLLDRAGFLGRWVANEMKDNNSGYQWKGSAFSGKLVAPITVARRAGQNFTFAQLLLWATVNDCIVVGSNYWNVGVAGTSGKIDAENDIEGIGIMEHLADNMTYILKQFEK
- a CDS encoding sodium:solute symporter family transporter, whose translation is MMESHVKLMIISFSFAMIVISFLIGWWAKKRANTVQSYFGSTGLFGPFAVSLSTMAGVASAFALVGVPGIIYSTGNTMSFWMLSSCAFAMAYLILGKKIRGMAEVGEVASLGDISDLRFNNNRIIKGLMSVILFIGCIAYLASQIKAGSELFSHLLGWNPIVTGFVIFGILTVYTALSGEVGGLLTQAFQGLVMIAAGLIMIVAFFSITGGFSSVIEVVSNAGTITDGNITKTFNSDFMNAWGILPGSVAMTWMLIPILGTVGQPQVLTRMYALKDPKDMPKLGLYAGIAHMIIGFMAIIMGYGALYLVGSGSIPPLENGDAAIFAFADYIGVYAQLFVYAAVLAAAMSSASMFLSLSANIISRDLPSALGYTFTSEKQIKISRITIFILGIFAILFSLTSGEMVAILGTFGWGTLMSATFPVFVIGLLWKKASSQGVLSGLTVALILNIISLILTRTGFQWPGGMPWYVNVITASIVVTVVISLFTKGSTENEMDKKVEMVIDL
- a CDS encoding class IV adenylate cyclase — its product is MGKELEVKVLNINKDEIIKKLESINAKLIKREHQVNKIFDFEDRYIKDSHKGYMRIREKIDLLRDKKEYILTLKKNVSNDGVRENIEIETNVTDSGSLEKILLHLKLKKVHQGSKERISYTLDGILFEIDTWDKDTYPEPYLEIEVKDKKELDRAIKILDLKKDNVTSKSIGQLRMEKGLSDL
- a CDS encoding YetF domain-containing protein, whose amino-acid sequence is MKNNAIISTFIIFILYIISYVYIKISIRHVLRLNYRPKIQFPITLIYEGNIINRNLNIIKKDSIWLLHILQKKGIQDLKHIKHCFLKDTGAIDIVMEKGCSHNLITH
- a CDS encoding metallophosphoesterase — its product is MAIYGIGDLHLDHTKEKPMGVFGENWEDHENKIFDNWKNTVSESDLILIPGDISWALKLEDAYEDLLRIDKLPGTKILTKGNHDYWWESKTKLNALNLETINYIHNDSFIYNGIGICGTRGWAAKDSEEFKEHDEKIFNRELNRLKLSLESLIDDVNKKIVMIHYPPFNMDKTVNEFGDMMRRYNVDLCVYGHLHSDGHKHAVEGNIKGIEFICISSDYIDFKLKHLMGN
- a CDS encoding ATP-binding protein gives rise to the protein MIITELILDAFGKFSGYRVQLGNGLNIIYGENESGKTTIHKFIEGMFFGFFKPYVKTKRYLPIYNKYFPWGKERYTGVLKYKYRGDNIRIERNFIKGSDQVKVFDDLKGEDITYMCEFDGVTKIAKPSSLHMNISSSIYKNTISIGQLTTKTDQSLASEVKDRLLKLGGSLDEEISVKDVLKRLDDRIDNIGTENRVKTSEYGKNAEKLTALEKRMKESLNNNKLVKEYQLKLNNEKEHLKSIQQEKDKIKEKLKIYDIIKLKEKYIKIKGINEEIERLKIELLDLEGYNKYNEDDYIDMIKIENKIESLYVELKRYEEQYSILISRKDDIYNKISSLEEEMEKDNICYMDKLEETEKIINKNSKIKMFLSQLFFIGVLMGTFLNTYLFIVSILSGVINIILKTKLNKIKKERDNLNIKKKEIESKNDELLNPLIAERNMIDEEISQNNKIKEETNINIQKYKDMRNKILEDNGIKSVTELIKGLKFKERYKEIKERLINKEEVLKSLLGDNTINDLIDKVVEYENINTDEKIESWERLNTQLEILQGDIENKKEQVGILTEKIKGLSENMEHPWEVGQQIIETKENINRFEKQIESLNLARNTINDISTNMQKEYAPKLNQKVSNIINYITKGKYTEVKITEGMNIKVVDERENKIIDVNSLSEGTIDQLYFALRIATIDIVTENRNLPIFLDDAFVQYDDNRLKNILRFLMEESKNRQIIIFTCQNREKKFLEKANSKFNYIEI